The following proteins are encoded in a genomic region of Candidatus Rokuibacteriota bacterium:
- a CDS encoding acyl-CoA/acyl-ACP dehydrogenase has product MERMFVQTQEQRAMLETVRRFVEEVVRPRAAELDARRDPAESYAWEIVERAHAVGIRTMTLGREYGGLGADALTTAMVIEELGRGDLGVSVIFAQTLKIAQIMQKALNAEQRARVLPGFATDPRGMLAIGITEPDVSSDYLVPHPRPFGTAAVKAPGGFVLNGLKHFISNGNRASHCLVFAQTEPGRPLVEGATCFLVERDRPGFTTGVVHDKMGERLANNAELIFQDCFIPDENVVGAVGRGFRVLAEFFPQSNAYAGASALGVAVAAYEKAVGWARLRVQGGKPLIEHDGIRAQLAEMRMLIDASRSYIHRACWLAEHQEHGWDRTLGALPKVMASQAAWKIATWCLEIHGGHGYMKEFGVEKLVRDAAAFLHSDGANRTLFLKAANFMFSA; this is encoded by the coding sequence ATGGAGCGGATGTTCGTGCAGACGCAGGAGCAGCGGGCGATGCTGGAGACCGTGCGCCGGTTCGTGGAGGAGGTGGTGCGGCCGCGGGCGGCGGAGCTGGACGCCCGCCGGGATCCCGCGGAGAGCTACGCCTGGGAGATCGTCGAGCGGGCGCATGCCGTCGGCATCCGCACCATGACGCTCGGCCGCGAATACGGCGGCCTCGGCGCCGATGCGCTGACCACGGCCATGGTCATCGAGGAGCTGGGCCGGGGCGATCTCGGGGTGTCCGTGATCTTCGCGCAGACGCTGAAGATCGCCCAGATCATGCAGAAGGCGCTGAACGCCGAGCAGCGGGCGCGCGTGCTGCCGGGCTTCGCCACCGATCCCCGCGGCATGCTCGCCATCGGCATCACCGAGCCCGACGTCTCCTCCGACTACCTGGTGCCGCATCCCAGGCCCTTCGGCACCGCCGCCGTCAAGGCCCCCGGGGGCTTCGTCCTGAACGGCCTCAAGCACTTCATCTCCAACGGCAACCGGGCCAGCCACTGCCTCGTCTTCGCCCAGACCGAGCCGGGCCGGCCGCTGGTCGAGGGCGCCACCTGCTTCCTCGTGGAGCGCGACCGCCCCGGGTTCACCACGGGCGTCGTCCACGACAAGATGGGGGAGCGCCTCGCCAACAACGCCGAGCTCATCTTCCAGGACTGCTTCATCCCCGACGAGAACGTCGTGGGCGCGGTCGGGCGCGGCTTCCGGGTGCTCGCCGAGTTCTTCCCGCAGTCCAACGCCTATGCCGGGGCCAGCGCGCTGGGCGTCGCGGTGGCGGCATACGAGAAGGCTGTCGGCTGGGCCAGGCTGCGCGTCCAGGGCGGCAAGCCGCTCATCGAGCACGACGGCATCCGCGCCCAGCTGGCCGAGATGCGCATGCTGATCGACGCCTCGCGCTCCTACATCCACCGGGCGTGCTGGCTCGCCGAGCACCAGGAACATGGCTGGGACCGGACGCTCGGGGCCCTGCCCAAGGTCATGGCCTCGCAGGCGGCCTGGAAGATCGCCACGTGGTGCCTCGAGATCCACGGCGGCCACGGGTACATGAAGGAGTTCGGCGTGGAGAAGCTGGTCCGGGACGCGGCCGCCTTCCTGCATTCCGACGGCGCCAATCGGACGCTCTTCCTCAAGGCCGCCAACTTCATGTTCAGCGCGTGA